In the genome of Kineosporia corallincola, one region contains:
- a CDS encoding phage tail sheath subtilisin-like domain-containing protein translates to MPTYLSPGVYVEEVAGGSRPIEGVGTSVAAFVGLAPSGPLNDPVLVSNWAQYVSTFGEFAEGLYLAHAVYGFFSNGGTAAYVVRVGGAPAGEGTRPASGRTAIAPGDPVELGTFKTSALARQDANGGQLTVEVADTAGEGPEDRFTLVVKEGDRVAESFDVSARKGARNYVVNLVRQRSKLIQVEENAPAGQLARPGNQSVQVPVPSRPAEVARGNGTVDAAEFLGDASDRTGFGGLEALDAVSVVAVPDLMAVYERGEIDLDGVKAVQLGMIAHCESMGDRMAILDPPPGLNAREIREWRQETAGYDSSQAALYYPWISVFDPATGQKQNVPPSGHMAGVWARNDTERGVHKAPANEVVRGAVDLELQITRGEQDLLNPQGINCIRAFPGRGIRIWGARTLASDPAWRYLNVRRYFDYLEESILAGTQWVVFEPNDDALWARIRRNISAFLVNEWRSGALFGARAEEAFYVKCDRDTNPPESVDAGRVVCQIGIAPVKPAEFVVFQLAQFTGGGAGELTE, encoded by the coding sequence ATGCCCACGTACCTCTCCCCGGGCGTCTACGTCGAGGAGGTGGCCGGTGGCTCACGCCCCATCGAGGGGGTGGGGACGTCGGTGGCCGCCTTCGTCGGGCTGGCCCCGAGCGGGCCGCTGAACGATCCGGTGCTGGTGAGCAACTGGGCCCAGTACGTGTCCACGTTCGGCGAGTTCGCCGAGGGCCTCTACCTCGCCCACGCGGTGTACGGCTTCTTCAGCAACGGCGGCACCGCCGCCTACGTGGTGCGCGTCGGCGGCGCGCCGGCCGGCGAGGGCACCCGCCCGGCCTCGGGCCGCACGGCGATCGCCCCCGGTGACCCGGTGGAGCTGGGCACGTTCAAGACCTCGGCCCTGGCCCGCCAGGACGCCAACGGCGGCCAGCTGACCGTCGAGGTCGCCGACACCGCCGGCGAGGGCCCGGAGGACCGGTTCACCCTGGTGGTGAAGGAAGGCGACCGGGTGGCCGAGAGTTTCGACGTCTCGGCCCGCAAGGGCGCCCGCAACTACGTGGTCAACCTGGTGCGGCAGCGCTCCAAGCTGATCCAGGTGGAGGAGAACGCCCCCGCCGGTCAGCTCGCCCGGCCCGGCAACCAGTCCGTGCAGGTGCCGGTGCCCAGCCGGCCGGCCGAGGTGGCGCGCGGCAACGGGACGGTCGACGCCGCCGAGTTCCTCGGGGACGCCTCCGACCGCACCGGTTTCGGCGGCCTGGAGGCCCTCGACGCGGTCAGCGTGGTGGCGGTGCCCGACCTGATGGCCGTCTACGAGCGCGGTGAGATCGACCTGGACGGCGTGAAAGCCGTTCAGCTGGGCATGATCGCGCACTGCGAGTCGATGGGCGACCGGATGGCGATCCTCGACCCGCCGCCCGGCCTGAACGCCCGCGAGATCCGCGAATGGCGGCAGGAAACGGCCGGTTACGACTCCTCGCAGGCCGCGCTGTACTACCCGTGGATCTCGGTGTTCGACCCGGCCACGGGCCAGAAGCAGAACGTCCCGCCGAGCGGCCACATGGCCGGGGTGTGGGCCCGCAACGACACCGAGCGCGGCGTGCACAAGGCGCCGGCCAACGAGGTGGTGCGCGGGGCGGTCGATCTGGAACTCCAGATCACCCGGGGCGAGCAGGACCTGCTGAACCCGCAGGGCATCAACTGCATCCGGGCGTTCCCGGGCCGGGGCATCCGGATCTGGGGCGCGCGCACGCTGGCCTCCGACCCGGCGTGGCGCTACCTGAACGTGCGGCGCTACTTCGACTACCTGGAGGAGTCGATCCTGGCGGGCACGCAGTGGGTGGTGTTCGAGCCGAACGACGACGCGCTGTGGGCCCGTATCCGGCGCAACATCTCGGCCTTCCTGGTGAACGAGTGGCGGTCCGGGGCGCTGTTCGGGGCGCGCGCCGAGGAGGCGTTCTACGTCAAGTGCGACCGTGACACCAACCCGCCGGAGTCGGTGGACGCCGGGCGCGTGGTCTGCCAGATCGGTATCGCCCCGGTGAAACCCGCCGAGTTCGTGGTGTTCCAGCTCGCCCAGTTCACCGGCGGCGGCGCCGGCGAGCTCACCGAATAA
- a CDS encoding eCIS core domain-containing protein translates to MHAHETGPARTPRDRTAVQRTEVDGVLRSAGRPLDASVRADMEARLGADFAGVRLHTGPAAARSAASIGARAYTSGDHVVLGEGGADRHTLAHELTHVIQQRQGTVAGTDHGDGLRLSDPSDRYERAAEANARRVLSRSVTPGATAPADASGDRTRPKGAVQRRVWVGGRRINPEADGLTDRMREMADDPLVRDYQNEREFRRHAAGMTDHLGNLAPGSFSPGTWVRFSPTGVNIVGENHTEVTLTDVVQAVGTRSFRYELVNYDDLTALPDTSATLDAMNGDRLARLGLTPGADLAQHGAESLFPKMGSALARLRPLLVGEKPDLDPIKEYLGQPVQRYLKTAWAFAVESSAAPVPSVQLTGPQQTLAQVVAQTQAVLGPFVAGLRPDGFLGNSMEERRGGRLDVFQRRSYKKEFVPALRAFCDAFLPVIRERAGSDQLLSTFDRNRIAGTTSDVQSMEAWRDAAMLTLARRAASDGTRYIGLGGLHVGSLIGQLGTSGGYHFFYLNNGRQLAEFQQLTQQRLAGVAAEDAAFAALPPRRNAS, encoded by the coding sequence ATGCACGCACACGAAACCGGCCCGGCACGAACACCCCGGGACCGCACCGCCGTCCAGCGCACGGAGGTCGACGGGGTGCTCCGCTCGGCGGGCCGGCCGCTGGACGCCTCGGTCCGGGCCGACATGGAGGCTCGCCTGGGCGCGGACTTCGCCGGGGTCCGGCTGCACACCGGCCCGGCCGCGGCCCGCTCCGCGGCCTCGATCGGGGCCCGGGCCTACACCTCCGGCGACCACGTGGTGCTGGGTGAGGGCGGCGCCGACCGGCACACCCTGGCTCACGAGCTGACCCACGTGATCCAGCAGCGGCAGGGCACGGTCGCCGGCACCGACCACGGCGACGGCCTGCGGCTGAGCGACCCCTCTGACCGGTACGAGCGTGCGGCCGAGGCCAACGCCCGGCGGGTGCTCTCCAGGAGCGTGACGCCCGGTGCGACGGCGCCGGCGGACGCCTCCGGTGACCGGACCCGGCCGAAAGGTGCCGTGCAGCGCCGGGTCTGGGTGGGCGGCCGGCGGATCAACCCGGAGGCAGACGGCCTCACCGACCGGATGCGCGAGATGGCGGACGACCCGCTGGTGCGCGACTACCAGAACGAGCGCGAGTTCCGCCGTCACGCCGCCGGGATGACCGACCACCTGGGAAACCTCGCCCCCGGATCGTTCAGTCCCGGTACCTGGGTGCGGTTCTCGCCCACCGGGGTGAACATCGTCGGAGAGAACCACACCGAGGTCACCCTGACCGACGTCGTGCAGGCGGTCGGAACCCGCTCGTTCCGCTACGAACTGGTCAACTACGACGACCTGACGGCCCTGCCGGACACCTCGGCCACCCTCGACGCGATGAACGGCGACCGCCTGGCCCGCCTGGGCCTGACCCCGGGCGCGGACCTGGCACAGCACGGCGCCGAATCGTTGTTCCCGAAGATGGGCAGCGCCCTGGCCCGCCTGAGGCCCCTGCTGGTGGGCGAAAAGCCCGACCTCGACCCGATCAAGGAGTACCTGGGGCAGCCGGTGCAGCGCTACCTCAAGACCGCCTGGGCGTTCGCCGTGGAGTCCTCCGCGGCCCCCGTGCCCAGCGTGCAGCTCACCGGACCGCAGCAGACCCTGGCCCAGGTGGTGGCCCAGACCCAGGCCGTGCTCGGGCCTTTCGTCGCCGGGCTGCGACCCGACGGTTTTCTGGGCAACAGCATGGAGGAGAGGCGGGGCGGGCGCCTCGACGTGTTCCAGCGGCGTTCGTACAAGAAGGAGTTCGTGCCGGCCCTGCGGGCGTTCTGCGACGCCTTCCTCCCGGTGATCCGCGAGCGCGCCGGGTCCGACCAGCTGCTCAGCACCTTCGACCGCAACCGGATCGCGGGCACGACCAGCGACGTGCAGTCCATGGAGGCCTGGCGGGATGCCGCCATGCTCACGCTCGCCCGGCGCGCGGCCTCCGACGGCACCCGGTACATCGGCCTGGGCGGCCTGCACGTGGGCAGCCTCATCGGCCAGCTCGGCACCAGCGGCGGCTATCACTTCTTCTACCTCAACAACGGCCGCCAGCTGGCCGAGTTCCAGCAGCTGACGCAGCAGCGCCTGGCCGGGGTGGCCGCCGAGGACGCCGCGTTCGCGGCCCTGCCGCCGCGCCGGAACGCGTCCTGA
- a CDS encoding CIS tube protein, which produces MAAGKRGASLVRATLSIHHPPATLTGGLGGQIGQVRFQFNPNQLQLSRTASWRSQSSVGYSRGVVPEFDGVNPASLQIEVFLDGSAKPSASKVREDVEQLLTCCEVDPQSLPTKRPSPPWVRFAWGSFSTVQFVAYVESVSATYTLFTATGDPLRATCQLSLTEVPLPAKGQNPTSGTLAAQRVHRVVSGDSLESLAWQEYGDPTRWRAIATANAIDDPMRLETGRELLLPATEEVTP; this is translated from the coding sequence ATGGCCGCCGGCAAGCGGGGCGCCAGCCTGGTGCGCGCCACGCTGTCCATCCACCATCCCCCGGCCACCCTCACCGGCGGCCTGGGCGGGCAGATCGGCCAGGTCCGGTTCCAGTTCAACCCCAACCAGTTACAGCTCTCCCGCACCGCGTCGTGGCGCTCCCAGTCGTCCGTCGGCTACTCCCGCGGCGTGGTGCCGGAGTTCGACGGCGTCAATCCGGCGTCGCTCCAGATCGAGGTATTCCTCGACGGTTCCGCCAAGCCGAGCGCCAGCAAGGTGCGGGAGGACGTCGAGCAGCTGCTGACCTGCTGCGAGGTGGATCCGCAGAGCCTGCCCACGAAACGTCCCTCACCACCGTGGGTCCGGTTCGCCTGGGGCTCGTTCAGCACCGTGCAGTTCGTGGCCTACGTGGAGAGCGTCAGCGCCACCTACACCCTGTTCACCGCCACCGGCGACCCGCTGCGCGCCACCTGCCAGCTGTCCCTGACCGAGGTGCCGCTGCCCGCCAAGGGCCAGAACCCGACCTCCGGAACCCTGGCCGCACAACGGGTCCACCGGGTGGTCTCGGGCGATTCCCTGGAATCGCTGGCCTGGCAGGAATACGGCGACCCGACCCGCTGGCGGGCCATCGCCACGGCCAACGCGATCGACGACCCGATGCGGCTGGAGACCGGCCGGGAGCTGCTGCTCCCGGCCACGGAAGAGGTGACCCCGTGA
- a CDS encoding phage tail protein: MSLQPGDALAAHNFGLQIDGVTVEYLQEVGGLSLEQDVIEYQQVSANGRPVIKKMPGAKKAGEASVTRGMTQSSAFTQWINDSLAGDMGAARKNATIILMDYQYNPVKRYNMTNAWCSKVESSGVKAGDASALTEQVTITFEDLTIE; this comes from the coding sequence ATGTCCTTGCAGCCCGGCGATGCCCTCGCCGCACACAATTTCGGCCTCCAGATCGACGGCGTCACCGTGGAATACCTCCAGGAGGTGGGTGGCCTCTCGCTCGAGCAGGACGTCATCGAGTACCAGCAGGTCTCGGCCAACGGCCGCCCGGTGATCAAGAAGATGCCCGGCGCCAAGAAGGCCGGTGAGGCCAGCGTGACCCGGGGCATGACGCAGTCCTCGGCATTCACCCAGTGGATCAACGACTCGCTGGCCGGCGACATGGGCGCGGCCCGCAAGAACGCCACCATCATCCTGATGGACTACCAGTACAACCCGGTCAAGCGCTACAACATGACCAACGCCTGGTGCAGCAAGGTGGAGAGCAGCGGGGTCAAGGCCGGCGACGCGTCGGCCCTGACCGAGCAGGTCACCATCACCTTCGAAGACCTGACCATCGAATGA
- a CDS encoding ATP-binding protein, translating into MAELVEAGPISGPLPEPLSHPGQDLLERLDLLYGRVAGLVRHRSSGDPTADDPLRGMVLSAEAVGHLLGRAAEPTGQDDAYGLAVTRGRLLRLTERFGLLLLDLHILVAALAPDVDPRFGPLYGYLNDNVSQQRATVNLALDLAGLAAHQAVARARLYPDAPLLTGGLVTLDDEPAKPFPAKALRVPERVIGHLLGDDTPDAALLGSVEVLTPGPRPGLHPQAARLGRLLRDDLRDGAGHDGPGHDGVGHPVVVHLHESRPGAGARELAAAALHDAGLTAVVLDLRAGAEDDQAGGDPVAPATAIAREARLRGAGIVAGPLPPRPGAAAVLVRELERSGVPTLFYGPEPFDPAWSVTGGVLATRASGTEAADVQRWIDEIGSAAAGIDVGAAISGYRIGPAQVRATVRAARALAALDGHELTGRHLQLAARQRSAPMLQRHARRITPGVGWADLVLPAEPLAALRELVVRARQRDRVLGEWLMRSGGGRGRGVVALFAGGSGTGKTMSAEVVAADLGMDLYVVDLSTVVDKYIGETEKNLERIFSEADRTDAVLLFDEADAVFGKRSEVKDSHDKHANMQSAYLLQRLEQFDGLAVLTTNLRANIDEAFTRRLDLVVDFPFPDADQRARLWRHCLAVAPQASDLELEPLAARFELSGGAIHSAAVTAAYLAAGRDDVVTTADLWTGAEREYRKMGRLVPRP; encoded by the coding sequence ATGGCTGAGCTCGTCGAGGCCGGACCGATCTCCGGCCCGTTGCCCGAACCGTTGTCCCATCCTGGGCAGGACCTGCTGGAGCGGCTCGATCTGCTCTACGGGCGGGTGGCAGGGCTGGTGCGCCACCGTTCCTCGGGCGACCCCACCGCCGACGACCCGCTGCGCGGCATGGTGCTGTCGGCCGAGGCCGTCGGTCATCTGCTCGGGCGCGCCGCCGAGCCGACCGGGCAGGACGACGCGTACGGGCTGGCCGTCACCCGGGGCCGGCTGCTGAGGCTGACCGAGCGTTTCGGGCTGCTCCTGCTCGACCTGCACATCCTGGTCGCGGCCCTGGCGCCGGACGTGGACCCCCGGTTCGGGCCGCTGTACGGGTATCTGAACGACAACGTGTCGCAGCAGCGGGCCACCGTGAACCTGGCCCTCGACCTGGCCGGGCTGGCCGCACACCAGGCGGTGGCCCGGGCCCGGCTGTACCCGGACGCCCCGCTGCTGACCGGCGGCCTGGTGACGCTGGACGACGAACCGGCGAAACCGTTCCCTGCCAAGGCCTTACGGGTTCCGGAGCGGGTGATCGGCCATCTGCTCGGCGACGACACCCCGGACGCGGCACTGCTCGGGTCGGTGGAGGTGCTGACGCCCGGGCCCCGGCCGGGCCTCCACCCGCAGGCAGCCCGGCTGGGCCGCCTGCTCCGCGACGACCTACGCGACGGCGCCGGCCACGACGGCCCCGGTCATGACGGCGTGGGCCACCCGGTCGTGGTGCACCTGCACGAGTCCCGGCCCGGAGCGGGCGCCCGCGAGCTGGCCGCCGCCGCGCTGCACGACGCGGGCCTGACCGCCGTCGTGCTGGACCTGCGAGCGGGCGCCGAGGACGACCAAGCCGGCGGGGACCCCGTCGCTCCCGCCACCGCGATCGCCCGGGAGGCGCGGCTGCGGGGAGCCGGGATCGTGGCCGGGCCGTTGCCCCCGCGGCCGGGCGCCGCAGCCGTGCTGGTCCGCGAACTGGAGCGTTCGGGCGTCCCCACGCTGTTCTACGGCCCGGAGCCCTTCGACCCGGCCTGGTCGGTGACCGGCGGCGTGCTGGCCACCCGGGCATCCGGCACCGAGGCCGCGGACGTGCAGCGGTGGATCGACGAGATCGGCTCTGCGGCAGCGGGTATCGACGTGGGCGCCGCGATCTCCGGCTACCGGATCGGGCCTGCCCAGGTGCGCGCGACCGTCCGCGCCGCCCGGGCACTGGCGGCGCTGGACGGGCACGAGCTCACCGGCCGGCACCTGCAACTGGCGGCCCGGCAGCGATCGGCGCCGATGCTCCAGCGGCACGCGCGGCGGATCACCCCCGGCGTCGGCTGGGCCGATCTGGTGCTGCCGGCCGAGCCTCTGGCCGCGCTGCGCGAGCTGGTGGTGCGGGCCCGGCAGCGCGACCGGGTGCTGGGGGAATGGCTGATGCGCTCCGGCGGTGGCCGTGGACGCGGCGTGGTGGCCCTGTTCGCCGGCGGTTCCGGCACCGGCAAGACGATGTCGGCCGAGGTGGTGGCCGCCGACCTGGGGATGGACCTGTACGTGGTGGACCTGTCCACGGTGGTGGACAAGTACATCGGCGAGACGGAGAAGAACCTGGAACGGATCTTCTCCGAGGCCGACCGTACCGACGCCGTGCTGCTGTTCGACGAGGCCGACGCCGTGTTCGGCAAGCGTTCCGAGGTGAAGGACTCGCACGACAAGCACGCCAACATGCAGAGCGCCTACCTGCTCCAGCGTCTGGAGCAGTTCGACGGTCTCGCGGTGCTCACCACCAATCTGCGGGCCAACATCGACGAGGCCTTCACCCGCCGCCTGGACCTGGTGGTGGACTTCCCGTTCCCGGACGCCGATCAGCGGGCCCGGCTCTGGCGGCACTGCCTGGCCGTGGCCCCACAGGCGTCCGACCTCGAACTGGAACCGCTGGCGGCCCGTTTCGAGCTGTCCGGCGGCGCCATCCACAGCGCCGCGGTGACCGCCGCCTACCTGGCGGCGGGCCGCGACGACGTGGTGACGACGGCCGATCTGTGGACCGGCGCCGAGCGCGAGTACCGCAAGATGGGGCGGCTCGTGCCCCGGCCGTAG
- a CDS encoding RICIN domain-containing protein — protein sequence MSLWTSLSPASARVEPGTDASFTLTLRNDGDTVEEYQLSMVGAPAAWSVVEPQSLRLFPGAQGTAQVTVSPPRSPQAAAGPTPFGVQVRPRQNADLFDVAEAAVTVGEFSDVRAELNPGTVRGRLSGRPRISVSNFGNAPLTASFTPRDDEDALRFDTGDQTLEVVPGRSEATRLRIRPQRLRLTGQEERYPFLVGVGRAGQIDDPLNRLEPRGTFVRVPLFPKWLIALLSLLLLVVLAVIGLMTFPLPNIRTVAQELQVQPVAAPTALPTPPVVATVAPTVAPPPPAPAATQPPPTQPPAQPPAEAATQAPPAQTEAPQNQNQQDDEVAGLPKDGNGDALATITSRQDGNYLTVQNGAQDDGTPVVVSGRQNPQDQQVALNQFWVLVGYDDGSMALSPGNAAGSTLTRDGDVDQVRIRTVSGGDGAIRAGRVEDNQRWTFTDSDDGTVLIVNAATGECLTNAGADQQARALRCEDRLKPLQQWTLGDS from the coding sequence GTGAGCCTTTGGACTTCTCTGAGCCCGGCGTCGGCGCGGGTCGAGCCGGGAACGGACGCCTCCTTCACCCTGACGCTGCGCAACGACGGCGACACGGTGGAGGAGTACCAGCTCTCGATGGTCGGCGCCCCGGCGGCCTGGTCGGTGGTGGAACCGCAGTCGCTGCGCCTGTTCCCGGGCGCGCAGGGCACCGCCCAGGTGACCGTGAGCCCGCCGCGCAGCCCGCAGGCCGCGGCCGGTCCCACCCCGTTCGGGGTGCAGGTGCGGCCCCGGCAGAACGCGGACCTGTTCGACGTGGCCGAGGCCGCCGTCACGGTGGGCGAGTTCAGCGACGTGCGGGCCGAACTGAACCCGGGCACCGTGCGGGGGCGACTGTCCGGGCGTCCCCGGATCTCCGTGTCCAACTTCGGGAACGCACCGCTGACAGCCAGTTTCACACCCAGGGACGACGAGGACGCGCTCCGGTTCGACACCGGTGACCAGACCCTGGAGGTGGTCCCGGGGCGTTCCGAGGCCACCCGGCTGCGGATCCGCCCGCAGCGGCTGCGCCTGACCGGCCAGGAGGAGCGCTACCCGTTCCTGGTCGGGGTGGGCCGCGCCGGGCAGATCGACGACCCGCTGAACCGGCTGGAACCGCGCGGCACGTTCGTGCGGGTGCCGCTGTTCCCGAAATGGCTGATCGCCCTGCTGAGCCTGCTCCTGCTGGTGGTGCTGGCGGTGATCGGGCTGATGACGTTCCCGCTGCCGAACATCCGCACGGTGGCGCAGGAACTCCAGGTGCAGCCGGTGGCCGCGCCCACCGCGCTGCCCACGCCGCCGGTGGTGGCCACGGTGGCGCCGACCGTGGCCCCGCCACCGCCCGCACCGGCGGCCACCCAGCCGCCGCCCACGCAGCCGCCGGCCCAGCCTCCCGCCGAGGCCGCGACGCAGGCGCCGCCGGCCCAGACCGAGGCCCCGCAGAACCAGAACCAGCAGGACGACGAGGTGGCCGGCCTGCCGAAGGACGGCAACGGCGACGCCCTGGCCACGATCACCAGCCGGCAGGACGGCAACTACCTGACCGTGCAGAACGGCGCCCAGGACGACGGCACCCCGGTCGTCGTGTCCGGCCGGCAGAACCCGCAGGACCAGCAGGTGGCGCTGAACCAGTTCTGGGTGCTGGTCGGCTACGACGACGGCTCGATGGCCCTGTCACCGGGAAACGCCGCGGGCAGCACGCTGACCCGGGACGGCGACGTGGACCAGGTCCGCATCCGCACGGTGTCCGGCGGGGACGGCGCGATCCGGGCCGGACGCGTCGAGGACAACCAGCGCTGGACCTTCACCGACTCGGACGACGGCACCGTGCTCATCGTCAACGCGGCCACGGGGGAGTGCCTGACCAATGCCGGCGCCGACCAGCAGGCCCGGGCGCTGCGCTGCGAGGACCGGCTGAAACCGTTGCAGCAGTGGACGCTCGGGGACTCCTGA
- a CDS encoding DUF6760 family protein: protein MTYAVDGIHQEIAYVAHHLHWSLEDIMDLEHHDRRRYVAAAGRLIETAGEPR, encoded by the coding sequence GTGACGTACGCGGTCGACGGCATCCATCAGGAGATCGCGTACGTGGCCCACCATCTGCACTGGAGTCTGGAAGACATCATGGACCTCGAGCATCATGACCGGCGGCGGTACGTGGCCGCCGCCGGCCGGCTCATCGAGACGGCCGGTGAGCCGCGATGA
- a CDS encoding phage tail protein: MPSTADPAATLFFRLSIDGRDLGLFHGCDGLASEVQVEQHEEGGNNGFVWQLPTRVTFSNIRLTRPLTADTVKVAAWISSISTGIQRPTAQIAALRADLSVVAQWGLVEVLPVRWTGPSLDPGQAGVATEELEIAHHGFTDAGGR, from the coding sequence ATGCCGTCCACCGCAGATCCCGCCGCCACGCTGTTCTTCCGGCTCTCCATCGACGGCCGGGACCTCGGGCTGTTCCACGGCTGTGACGGACTGGCCTCCGAGGTCCAGGTCGAGCAGCACGAGGAGGGCGGCAACAACGGCTTCGTCTGGCAGCTGCCCACCCGCGTCACCTTCTCGAACATCCGCCTCACCCGGCCTCTGACCGCCGACACGGTGAAGGTCGCGGCCTGGATCTCGTCCATCTCCACGGGAATTCAGCGACCCACCGCCCAGATCGCCGCCCTGCGGGCCGATCTGTCGGTGGTGGCGCAGTGGGGCCTGGTCGAGGTGCTGCCGGTGCGCTGGACCGGCCCCAGTCTCGACCCCGGCCAAGCCGGTGTGGCCACCGAGGAACTCGAGATCGCCCACCACGGCTTCACCGACGCGGGCGGCCGCTGA
- a CDS encoding VgrG-related protein, with amino-acid sequence MSPKTYTSVLQVSVGGAELPPRLADLLVDAWVDASVNVPAAFRLGFANPGGDVFGTFSQLAVGARAVLVPITDGRPGRPLITGEITGVELDVDAAGRSVVVRGYDPGHRLLRNRRVAGYPNQTASEIVRRLARQNGLSLGTIDATRTVYELATQPNITDWDFLSRLARENDVHLYCDREGKLQFTALRDASGAPAESTPARQSPYVLEFGANTLNGRAGVTAGGQVRSVSVRGWDVKTKRPLVQDTPATRTGDISADVTPDTLISAFGNSEMLDASVPYGTQAEVRHAAEALAGDVAGSFAEVELTVTGDPELQPGVPVTLRNAGYPFEGKYTVTGVRHAFSSGRQYTTQVSVTGRQFRSLYGLTSGGEPAPVMNGVVVGLVSNVQDPLRMGRVKLKFPWLSDSYESGWSRVAQFGGSGGGGLMLPEVQDEVLVAFDRGHLEHPYVLAGLYNGVDRPTPDPDRTDPVNLRSGEVNWRSLSDRSGNMVELMDARVGNRGVRLRSGDGALTVHLDRARTSLTIDSRGTVRINGAANVEVSSAGDLNLRAGKAVNIQAGAAVNVSAAGRIGMNTAGAMTLNAGAAATINAGGAANIQAGAAVGIRAVGNANVTALSVVLTGIPIRNGVPF; translated from the coding sequence GTGAGCCCCAAGACCTACACCAGCGTCCTCCAGGTCAGCGTCGGAGGTGCCGAACTGCCGCCCCGGCTGGCCGATCTCCTGGTGGACGCCTGGGTGGACGCCAGCGTCAACGTGCCCGCCGCGTTCCGGCTCGGTTTCGCCAACCCCGGCGGTGACGTGTTCGGCACCTTCTCGCAACTGGCCGTCGGGGCCAGGGCGGTGCTGGTCCCGATCACCGACGGCCGCCCGGGCCGGCCCCTGATCACCGGCGAGATCACCGGCGTCGAGCTGGATGTCGACGCCGCCGGGCGCTCGGTGGTGGTGCGTGGCTACGACCCCGGGCACCGGCTGCTGCGCAACCGCCGGGTGGCCGGCTACCCCAACCAGACGGCGTCCGAGATCGTGCGCCGCCTGGCCCGGCAGAACGGCCTGAGCCTGGGCACGATCGACGCCACCCGCACCGTGTACGAACTGGCCACCCAGCCGAACATCACCGACTGGGACTTCCTTTCGCGCCTGGCCCGGGAGAACGACGTGCACCTGTACTGCGACCGGGAGGGCAAGCTCCAGTTCACCGCCCTGCGGGACGCCTCCGGCGCGCCGGCCGAGAGCACACCCGCCCGGCAGAGCCCCTACGTGCTGGAGTTCGGCGCCAACACGCTGAACGGGCGGGCCGGCGTCACCGCCGGCGGGCAGGTGCGCTCGGTCTCGGTGCGCGGCTGGGACGTGAAGACCAAGCGGCCCCTGGTGCAGGACACCCCGGCGACCAGAACCGGCGACATCAGCGCCGACGTCACCCCGGACACGCTGATCAGCGCCTTCGGCAACTCCGAGATGCTGGACGCCTCGGTGCCTTACGGAACGCAGGCGGAGGTGCGGCACGCCGCAGAGGCGCTGGCCGGTGACGTGGCCGGGTCGTTCGCCGAGGTCGAGTTGACCGTGACCGGCGATCCCGAGCTCCAGCCCGGCGTGCCGGTGACGCTGAGGAACGCCGGCTACCCGTTCGAAGGCAAGTACACGGTCACCGGTGTGCGGCACGCCTTTTCGTCGGGACGCCAGTACACCACCCAGGTCAGCGTGACCGGCCGGCAGTTCCGCTCGCTGTACGGCCTGACCTCGGGCGGGGAACCGGCGCCGGTCATGAACGGCGTGGTCGTGGGCCTGGTCAGCAATGTGCAGGACCCCCTCAGGATGGGACGCGTCAAGCTCAAGTTTCCCTGGCTGTCGGACTCCTACGAGAGCGGCTGGAGCCGGGTGGCCCAATTCGGCGGGTCGGGCGGCGGCGGGCTGATGCTCCCTGAGGTGCAGGACGAGGTGCTGGTCGCGTTCGACCGGGGCCACCTGGAGCACCCGTACGTGCTCGCCGGGCTGTACAACGGCGTGGACCGGCCCACCCCCGACCCGGACCGCACCGATCCGGTGAATCTCCGCAGTGGAGAGGTGAACTGGCGCAGTCTGTCCGACCGCAGCGGGAACATGGTGGAACTGATGGACGCCCGGGTGGGCAACCGCGGTGTGCGGTTGCGTTCGGGCGACGGCGCGCTCACCGTGCACCTGGACCGGGCGCGGACCAGCCTGACCATCGACAGCCGGGGCACGGTGCGGATCAACGGCGCCGCCAACGTGGAGGTCTCCAGCGCGGGCGACCTGAATCTGCGGGCCGGCAAGGCCGTCAACATCCAGGCCGGGGCGGCCGTGAACGTGAGTGCCGCGGGCCGGATCGGGATGAACACCGCCGGCGCGATGACGCTGAACGCGGGTGCCGCGGCGACG